Part of the Janibacter endophyticus genome is shown below.
TCGATGTCGCCGGTCGCCCGGACGTCGATGTCGATGAGGCTGTGCTTCGCCAGCGAGTGGAGCATGTGGTCGTAGAAGCGCACGCCCGTCTCGACCGAGCTGCGCCCGGTGCCGTCGAGGTTGATCGTCAGCTCGATCGAGCTCTCCGAGGTCGCCCGGCGGATGGTCGCGGTCCGGCCGGTCGCCGCGGCGCTCGTCTGCTCGCTCGTGGTCACGTCGTGGCTCCTTGTCGTGGTGCGGTGCTGCGGTGGGGCTGGCTCTGGAGGTGCTCGGGGAGCAGCTCGGCCATGGCGGTGAGGAAGGCGGTGGCCTCCTCCGGCGTGCCGGCGGTGACGCGGAGGTGGTGCGGGATCCCGACGTCGCGGACGAGGATGCCCGCTTCGAGGAGAGCCTGCCAGGTCGTGGGCGCGTCGGCGAGGCCCCCGAAGAGGACGAAGTTCGCGTCGCTGGGGACCGGGCGCAGCCCCATGGCAGCGAGCTCTGTGACGAGCCGGTCGCGTTGCCCCTTGATCGCTTCGACCGTGGAGAGCAGCTGCTCGGCGTGCGCGAGAGAGACCTCGGCGATCGTCTGGGTCGGCGTGGAGAGGTGGTAGGGCAGCCGGACGAGACGGAGCGCGTCGACGAGCGCCGGGTGCGCGGCGAGGTAGCCGAGGCGCGCGCCGGCGAGGGTGAAGGCCTTGCTCATCGTCCGGGTGACGACGAGACGCTCGTGGTCCTCGAGGAGCTCGAGCGCACTTGGTGTGCCCGGTCGGGCGAACTCCGCGTAGGCCTCGTCGACGACGACGATCGCGCGGGGCGCGGCGGCGAGCACGGCCTCGATCGACTCGAAGGGCAGGGCCGTGCCGGTCGGGTTGTTCGGCGAGCACAGGAAGACGAGGTCCGGGTCGGCCGCCCGGGCCTGCTCGACGGCCGAGCCGATCTCGAGGTCGAAGGTCTGCGCGTCGCGCTGCCCGTCGACCCAGCGGGTGCCGAGGGTCTCGACGATGATCGGGTGCATCGAGTAGGCGGGGGTGAAGCCGAGCGCGGTGCGCCCCTGCCCCCCGAAGGCCTGAACGAGGTGCTGGAGCACCTCGTTGCTGCCGTTGCCGGCCCACAGCTGCTCGGGTCGCAGGCTCACCCCTGACTGGAGCGCGAGGTAGTCGACGAGGGCCTGGCGCAGCCCGGTGAACTCGCGGTCTGGGTAGCGGTTGAGCCCGACGAGGTCGCGGCCGAGCCGGTCGAGGACGTCGGCGACGACCTCGGGGGGCACGGGGTAGCTGCTCTCGTTGGTGTTGAGCTGGACGGCGACGTCGAGCTGGGGGGCCCCGTAGGCGGTGCGTCCTCGCAGGTCGGGGCGAAGGGCGGCGCGCACCTGCTCGCCGTCGGCCAGCGGCGCGCGCTCGTCGGCCGTCATGACGCACCCTCGCCGGTGCGCGCGGTGACCGCCTCGCCGTGGGCCGGGAGGTCCTCGGCCTGCGCGAGCGTGACGACGTGCGGACCGATCTCGGCGAGCGCGGCCTCGTCGTACTCCACGACGTGGATGCCGCGCAGGAAGGACTGCACGGACAGCCCGCTGCTGTGGCACGCGCACCCACCGGTGGGCAGGACGTGGTTGCTGCCGGCGGCGTAGTCGCCGAGCGAGACCGGGCTGTAGGGCCCGACGAAGATCGCGCCGGCGTTGCGCACCCGCGCGGCGACGCCGGGGGCGTCCTCGGTGATGACCTCGAGGTGCTCGGCCGCGTACGCGTTGACGACCGCCAGCCCCGCGTCGACGTCGTCGACGAGGACGGTGCCCGACTGCGGTCCGGTGAGCGCCGTGACGACCCGCTCCGAGTGCTTGGTCGCGGCCGCGCGGCGGGCGACCGCGGCATCGACGGCCTCGGCGAGCTCGACGCTGTCGGTGACGAGCACGGAGGCGGCGAGCGGGTCGTGCTCGGCCTGGCTGATGAGGTCGGCGGCGACGAGGTCGGGGTCGGCGCTCGCGTCGGCGAGCACGGCGATCTCGGTCGGCCCGGCCTCGGCGTCGATCCCGATGAGCCCCTTGAGCTTGCGCTTGGCGGCGGCGACGAAGACGTTGCCCGGGCCGGTGACGAGGCTGACCGGCTCGCAGCGGGGGGTCTCGCCCTCGCCGGTCGCCGCGGTCGTGTCGTCGAAGCCGTGGGCGAAGGCGGCGACCGCCTGGGCCCCGCCCATCGCGTAGACCTCGTCGACACCGAGGAGCGCGCACGCCGCGAGGATGGTCGGGTGCGGGTAGCCCGCGAGCTCACCCTGGTTCTCCCGCTGCGGAGGGCTGGCGACGGCGAGCGAGCCGACCCCGGCGATCTGGGCCGGGACGACGTTCATGACGACGGAGGACGGGTAGACGGCCAGGCCGCCGGGCACGTAGAGGCCCACCCGGTCCACGGGCACCCAACGCTCGGTGACGGTGCCGCCGCGGGTCACCTGGGTCGTCCGGTCGGTCCGGGTCTGGTCCGCGTGGACGAGCCGCGCCCGCTCGATCGAGATCTCCAGGGCGCGCCGGACGTCCGGGTCGAGCTGGTCGAGGGCCAGCGTCAGGACCTCGGCCGGCACCCGGAGCCGGGTGGGCCGCACGCCGTCGAAGCGCTCGGCGAGGTCGAGCAGCGCCTCGGCACCACGCTCGGCGACGTCGTCGATGATCGGCGTGACGGCGTGGAGGGCGGCCTCCACGTCGTACTCGGCGCGCGGCAGGGCGGCACGGAGCTCGGTCACCGACAGGGCGGTGCCACGCAGGTCAGTCGTCGAGAGCATGCCCTCATCCTAGGTTTCCCAGCCGCTCCCCCTTCGCCTGGTCTCACCGCGCGACGGGGTGCCGCTCAGCTCTCCCCATAGAAGACGCGGTCGGTGACCGCCCGCGCGTGGCGGGCGGCCCGCCGGTAGGACTCCGCGAGGGCGTTGCCCGACAGGGGCGGCAGGCCGACGATCCGGCCGACGCCGTCGGCCTCTCGGAGGTTGGAGGGCACCGAGTCGACGGGTCGGCCCCGCAGCAGCATGCCGGCGTTGCGCAGGCGGGACGCGAGCGACCAGGCGCGCCGCATCTCGTCGGCGTCCCCGGCGTCGAGCAGGCCCGCCTCGACCGCCGCGGCGATGGCCGGG
Proteins encoded:
- the hisD gene encoding histidinol dehydrogenase, which encodes MLSTTDLRGTALSVTELRAALPRAEYDVEAALHAVTPIIDDVAERGAEALLDLAERFDGVRPTRLRVPAEVLTLALDQLDPDVRRALEISIERARLVHADQTRTDRTTQVTRGGTVTERWVPVDRVGLYVPGGLAVYPSSVVMNVVPAQIAGVGSLAVASPPQRENQGELAGYPHPTILAACALLGVDEVYAMGGAQAVAAFAHGFDDTTAATGEGETPRCEPVSLVTGPGNVFVAAAKRKLKGLIGIDAEAGPTEIAVLADASADPDLVAADLISQAEHDPLAASVLVTDSVELAEAVDAAVARRAAATKHSERVVTALTGPQSGTVLVDDVDAGLAVVNAYAAEHLEVITEDAPGVAARVRNAGAIFVGPYSPVSLGDYAAGSNHVLPTGGCACHSSGLSVQSFLRGIHVVEYDEAALAEIGPHVVTLAQAEDLPAHGEAVTARTGEGAS
- a CDS encoding histidinol-phosphate transaminase, producing the protein MTADERAPLADGEQVRAALRPDLRGRTAYGAPQLDVAVQLNTNESSYPVPPEVVADVLDRLGRDLVGLNRYPDREFTGLRQALVDYLALQSGVSLRPEQLWAGNGSNEVLQHLVQAFGGQGRTALGFTPAYSMHPIIVETLGTRWVDGQRDAQTFDLEIGSAVEQARAADPDLVFLCSPNNPTGTALPFESIEAVLAAAPRAIVVVDEAYAEFARPGTPSALELLEDHERLVVTRTMSKAFTLAGARLGYLAAHPALVDALRLVRLPYHLSTPTQTIAEVSLAHAEQLLSTVEAIKGQRDRLVTELAAMGLRPVPSDANFVLFGGLADAPTTWQALLEAGILVRDVGIPHHLRVTAGTPEEATAFLTAMAELLPEHLQSQPHRSTAPRQGATT